A single region of the Brassica rapa cultivar Chiifu-401-42 chromosome A03, CAAS_Brap_v3.01, whole genome shotgun sequence genome encodes:
- the LOC103855422 gene encoding pyridoxal 5'-phosphate synthase subunit PDX1.3: protein MEGSSVVAVYGNGAITEAKKSPFSVKVGLAQMLRGGVIMDVVNAEQARIAEEAGACAVMALERVPADIRAQGGVARMSDPQMIKDIKQAVTIPVMAKARIGHFVEAQILEAIGIDYIDESEVLTLADEDNHINKHNFRIPFVCGCRNLGEALRRIREGAAMIRTKGEAGTGNIVEAVRHVRSVMGDIRVLRNMDDDEVFTFAKKLAAPYDLVMQTKQLGRLPVVQFAAGGVATPADAALMMQLGCDGVFVGSGIFKSGDPARRARAIVQAVTHYSDPEMLVEVSCGLGEAMVGINLNDDKVERFANRSE from the coding sequence ATGGAAGGATCAAGCGTCGTGGCGGTTTACGGTAACGGTGCGATAACGGAGGCTAAGAAATCTCCCTTCTCCGTTAAGGTCGGTCTGGCTCAGATGCTCCGCGGCGGCGTTATCATGGACGTCGTCAACGCCGAGCAAGCCCGCATCGCGGAGGAAGCCGGTGCTTGCGCCGTCATGGCTTTGGAGCGCGTTCCCGCTGATATTCGCGCTCAGGGAGGCGTCGCTAGGATGAGCGATCCACAGATGATTAAGGACATCAAGCAGGCCGTTACGATTCCGGTGATGGCCAAGGCCAGGATCGGTCATTTCGTGGAGGCGCAGATCCTCGAAGCGATCGGAATCGATTACATCGACGAGAGCGAGGTGCTGACCCTCGCCGACGAAGACAACCACATCAACAAGCATAACTTCCGGATCCCTTTCGTCTGCGGCTGCCGCAACCTCGGCGAGGCTCTGAGGAGGATCCGCGAAGGCGCGGCGATGATCAGGACGAAAGGTGAGGCTGGGACTGGGAACATCGTGGAGGCCGTGAGGCACGTGAGGTCTGTTATGGGTGACATCAGGGTTTTAAGGAACATGGATGACGACGAGGTCTTCACTTTCGCCAAGAAGCTTGCCGCTCCTTACGATCTCGTGATGCAGACCAAACAGCTTGGCCGTCTTCCCGTGGTTCAGTTCGCCGCAGGTGGAGTCGCTACTCCGGCGGATGCGGCTCTCATGATGCAGCTTGGATGCGACGGTGTCTTCGTGGGTTCAGGTATCTTCAAGAGCGGTGACCCAGCTCGTAGGGCGCGTGCGATTGTTCAGGCGGTGACTCATTACAGTGACCCGGAGATGCTTGTGGAGGTCAGCTGTGGGCTTGGGGAAGCAATGGTTGGGATTAATCTCAACGATGACAAGGTTGAGAGGTTCGCTAACCGCTCTGAGTGA
- the LOC103855421 gene encoding vesicle transport protein GOT1 codes for MMSFEMNDRKKIGLGLTAFGVFFSFLGVVFVFDKGLLAMGNILFISGVSLTIGLKSTMQFFTKRQNYKGTISFGAGFFFVVIGWPILGMMLETYGFFVLFSGFWPTLAVFAQKIPVLGWIIQQPYIRSFFDKYRGKRVPV; via the exons ATGATGTCCTTCGAAATGAATGACCGCAAAA AAATTGGGTTAGGGCTGACAGCTTTTGGAgtctttttctcctttttggGAGTAGTCTTTGTCTTTGATAAGGGCTTACTTGCCATGGGAAAT ATTCTTTTCATCTCTGGGGTTAGTCTTACCATTGGCCTCAAGTCTACCATGCAGTTTTTCACCAAGCGTCAAAACTATAAG GGAACAATTTCTTTTGGGGCCGGCTTCTTCTTTGTAGTCATTGGATGGCCTATCCTGGGAATGATGTTGGAGACCTATGGCTTTTTTGTTCTCTTCAG TGGCTTCTGGCCAACCTTGGCAGTTTTCGCACAGAAGATACCCGTTCTCGGTTGGATCATTCAGCAACCTTATATAAGATCG TTCTTTGACAAGTACCGGGGCAAGCGTGTGCCCGTCTAG
- the LOC103855419 gene encoding E3 ubiquitin-protein ligase APD2, whose product MSLPDSSSSSSPPVTREETGYIRFEHGQDNGFDHRDRPPWNRSEYDYRHGSIVASENPRNTSTSSEDPWSCVVVVATFCVFVSMTLILGLYGTTNVWLGPNSSFLIKPTSVFVQTVIVEELGNKGSGLMLYGLNQPPQLHVLANWSEVHYLAVPNDSYKYWIQYLNKGSRVKVSYNVESLGSSLYLVIAQGVDGLSEWVQDPTRPDTTLSWHLISDSGFIEQDITKSSSYYIAVGNVYLNEVKATIDIQVEGVLYDTTNAYYKCTFPNDKCTLSVPLFGTNAAVLTSPGPKLNTSKNEFCAKLSYEPRWIAYIVCMVVVTALLLILSSVFNKRQQAVPENEETADENDDVAPLIPGKDDDNSSWCSSYSSILTSTEELEGAHGDGQSSTRYLCAICFDAPRDCFFLSCGHCVACFQCGTRIAETSGFCPVCRRKIRKVKKIFNV is encoded by the exons ATGTCGCTCCCcgattcttcttcctcttcttctccgcCTGTGACCCGCGAAGAAACCGGTTATATCCGTTTTGAACACGGCCAAGATAACGGCTTTGACCATCGTGATCGACCTCCATGGAACCGCTCCGAGTACGATTATCGCCATGGGAGCATCGTTGCATCGGAGAACCCGAGGAATACCTCGACGTCTTCCGAAGATCCTTGGTCTTGCGTTGTCGTCGTCGCTACCTTCTGTGTCTTCG TGTCGATGACTTTGATTTTGGGGCTTTACGGAACAACGAACGTGTGGTTGGGACCAAACTCCTCCTTCCTCATTAAGCCAACTTCGGTTTTCGTCCAAACTGTCATT GTGGAAGAATTAGGGAATAAGGGATCCGGTTTGATGCTCTACGGATTGAACCAACCCCCACAGCTCCATGTCCTGGCCAATTGGTCTGAAGTCCACTATTTAGCTGTGCCTAATGATTCTTACAAG TATTGGATACAGTATCTGAACAAGGGGTCACGCGTTAAAGTTTCTTACAATGTTGAATCTCTGGGCTCTTCCCTCTATCTTGTGATTGCCCAAG GTGTGGATGGGCTCTCCGAGTGGGTGCAAGACCCTACGCGTCCAGACACTACATTATCATGGCATCTCATCTCTG ATAGTGGTTTCATTGAGCAGGACATAACTAAGTCGTCGAGTTATTACATTGCAGTGGGCAACGTATACCTGAATGAAGTCAAG GCTACGATAGACATTCAAGTTGAAGGGGTATTGTACGATACTACCAATGCTTATTACAAATGCACGTTTCCTAACGACAAGTGCACTTTAAGTGTTCCATTATTTGGAACTAATGCTGCTGTACTAACCTCACCAGGTCCAAAGCTG aaTACTTCTAAGAATGAGTTCTGTGCAAAGCTCTCGTACGAGCCAAGGTGGATTGCCTACATAGTTTGCATGG TTGTAGTGACAGCACTCTTGTTGATTTTATCTAGTGTCTTCAATAAAAGACAACAAGCAGTCCCTGAAAACGAGGAAACAGCTGATGAGAATGATGATGTAGCTCCTCTGATTCCGGGAAAAGACGATGATAACTCGAGCTGGTGCTCGTCATACAGCTCAATCTTGACAAGTACTGAGGAACTAGAAGGTGCACACGGAGATGGCCAGAGCAGTACAAGATATCTGTGTGCGATTTGCTTTGATGCGCCTAGGGACTGTTTCTTCCTCTCTTGTGGACACTGCGTTGCTTGCTTCCAGTGCGGGACACG GATAGCTGAAACATCGGGATTCTGCCCAGTATGTCGTAGGAAGATCAGGAAGGTGAAGAAGATCTTCAACGTCTAA